One Dictyoglomus thermophilum H-6-12 DNA window includes the following coding sequences:
- the secD gene encoding protein translocase subunit SecD, with translation MNIRPEIKTAFIVVLLGIAIWVLLTVPFRYGLDIRGGIRVTLQCQKAEGVEITDDAVRRTIEVIRNRIDQLGVTEPSIYKEGSDKIVVELPGIKDPERALEIIGQTALLEFKDETGKTILTGSALKSAKVEFDQVGQPMVRVEMNPEGAKIFADFTSKNVGKQVFIVLDGKVISNPVIKEPITEGTGVITGRFTIDEAQKLAILLRAGALPVPVKVIENRTIDPTLGKDTMEAAYKAGVIGAILVVIFMILVFRFLGLVADIALLIYVILDLAVLKLLNATLTLPGIAGIILSIGMAVDANCLIFTRMREEYAQKKTPMASLDAGFRNALRAIIDSNVTTILAALILFYFGTGPIRGFAVTLSLGVALSMFTQIVVTRTLLENLLSLPVFKKATKFLGL, from the coding sequence ATGAATATAAGACCAGAAATTAAAACAGCCTTTATAGTAGTTCTCTTAGGAATTGCTATATGGGTGCTTCTTACTGTCCCATTTAGATATGGTTTGGATATAAGAGGCGGTATAAGGGTAACTTTACAGTGTCAAAAGGCTGAAGGAGTAGAAATTACTGATGATGCTGTAAGAAGGACTATAGAGGTTATAAGAAATCGTATAGATCAGTTGGGAGTTACCGAACCTTCCATATATAAAGAAGGAAGTGACAAAATTGTAGTGGAGCTTCCTGGTATAAAAGATCCAGAAAGGGCTCTTGAAATTATAGGACAGACTGCTCTTTTAGAATTTAAGGATGAAACAGGAAAGACTATTCTTACAGGTTCTGCCCTTAAAAGCGCTAAGGTTGAGTTTGATCAAGTAGGGCAACCTATGGTAAGGGTAGAAATGAATCCTGAAGGAGCAAAAATTTTTGCAGATTTTACCTCCAAGAATGTAGGAAAACAGGTATTTATAGTACTTGATGGAAAAGTGATATCAAATCCTGTAATTAAAGAACCTATAACTGAAGGAACAGGAGTAATTACAGGTAGATTTACTATTGATGAGGCTCAGAAGCTTGCAATTCTTTTGAGAGCAGGTGCTCTTCCTGTACCTGTAAAAGTGATAGAAAATAGGACTATTGATCCTACTCTTGGTAAAGATACTATGGAGGCTGCATATAAGGCAGGAGTTATTGGAGCTATTCTTGTAGTAATATTTATGATACTCGTATTTAGATTTTTAGGTTTAGTAGCGGATATAGCATTATTGATTTATGTGATTCTTGATCTTGCTGTGTTGAAGTTACTGAATGCTACTTTGACTCTTCCTGGTATTGCAGGAATTATCCTCTCAATCGGTATGGCCGTTGATGCAAATTGTCTAATATTTACAAGAATGAGAGAAGAATATGCACAGAAGAAGACTCCTATGGCTTCTCTTGATGCTGGTTTTAGAAATGCCTTGAGAGCTATTATTGATAGTAACGTAACTACTATACTTGCGGCGTTGATTTTATTCTATTTTGGGACGGGTCCTATAAGAGGTTTTGCTGTGACATTATCTCTTGGTGTAGCTCTTTCAATGTTCACTCAGATAGTTGTGACACGTACTCTTCTTGAAAATTTGTTGTCTTTACCTGTTTTTAAGAAGGCTACGAAGTTTTTGGGCTTATAA
- the yajC gene encoding preprotein translocase subunit YajC, with product MEQAVNLISIILVWGVFLAVFYFILVIPQKREAKRRQEMLDSLKVGDKIVTKGGLIGQIVAINKQKKTIQVAFAKGVVFEMLLEGVAYPLKD from the coding sequence ATGGAACAGGCTGTTAATCTAATAAGTATAATTTTGGTTTGGGGAGTATTTTTAGCTGTTTTTTATTTTATTCTAGTTATTCCTCAAAAGAGAGAGGCAAAAAGAAGACAAGAAATGCTCGACTCTTTGAAGGTTGGAGATAAGATTGTTACAAAGGGGGGATTGATAGGGCAGATAGTTGCAATTAATAAGCAGAAAAAAACTATACAAGTTGCTTTTGCAAAAGGTGTTGTTTTTGAGATGCTTCTCGAAGGTGTTGCTTATCCTTTGAAAGATTAA
- the tgt gene encoding tRNA guanosine(34) transglycosylase Tgt, translated as MSFEVIQRDKNTRARLGRLKTFHGEVNTPVFMPVGTQGAVKTLSPEEVEEVGAEIILSNTYHLFLRPGQEIIKKGGGLHRFIGWDKPILTDSGGYQVFSLARLRKIEEDGIYFNSHIDGSQYFFTPELVMEVQKALGSDIIMPLDICLGYGASYWETKEALEITLRWLKRSIDYKKNNNMETQLLFGIIQGGFYRELRKEAVERMLDMELPGFALGGISVGEPKDKMYEITDYTVSLLPEEKPRYLMGVGAPEDLVMGVSMGIDMFDCVLPTRLARHGVFYTKTGRRNIKNAQYKEDFSPLEEDCDCYTCRRFTKAYIRHLFLQHETFSYRLLTIHNLRFLFRLMEDVRRSIREGRLEEFKKEFLTQYLANDRENRLEKEEVWNRLLI; from the coding sequence ATGAGTTTTGAAGTTATCCAAAGAGATAAAAATACAAGAGCAAGATTAGGTAGACTTAAGACTTTTCATGGAGAAGTTAATACTCCTGTTTTTATGCCTGTAGGCACCCAAGGAGCAGTAAAAACCCTTTCTCCAGAGGAAGTAGAAGAGGTTGGGGCAGAAATAATCCTTTCTAATACATATCATCTTTTCTTAAGACCAGGTCAAGAGATTATTAAAAAGGGTGGTGGACTTCATAGATTTATAGGTTGGGATAAACCCATTCTTACCGATAGTGGAGGATATCAGGTATTTAGTCTTGCAAGATTAAGAAAGATTGAAGAGGATGGTATATATTTTAACTCTCACATTGATGGAAGTCAGTATTTTTTTACCCCTGAACTTGTTATGGAGGTGCAGAAGGCTCTTGGGTCTGATATTATAATGCCTTTAGATATATGTCTAGGATACGGAGCTTCTTATTGGGAAACCAAAGAGGCTCTTGAGATTACTCTGAGATGGCTTAAAAGGAGTATAGATTACAAAAAGAATAATAATATGGAGACTCAACTCCTTTTTGGAATTATTCAAGGTGGATTTTATAGAGAGTTGAGAAAAGAGGCAGTTGAAAGAATGCTTGATATGGAACTTCCAGGTTTTGCTCTTGGGGGAATAAGCGTAGGAGAACCAAAAGATAAAATGTATGAGATAACAGATTATACAGTGAGTTTGCTTCCTGAAGAAAAACCAAGATATCTCATGGGAGTTGGAGCTCCAGAGGATTTAGTGATGGGAGTTTCTATGGGGATAGATATGTTTGATTGTGTCTTACCTACAAGACTTGCGAGGCATGGTGTTTTTTACACTAAAACAGGGAGAAGGAATATAAAAAATGCACAATATAAAGAGGATTTTTCTCCTCTTGAGGAAGATTGTGATTGTTATACGTGTAGGAGATTCACTAAGGCCTACATTAGGCATTTATTTTTGCAGCATGAGACTTTTTCTTATAGACTTTTAACTATTCATAATCTAAGATTTCTTTTTAGATTAATGGAGGATGTTAGAAGAAGTATTAGGGAAGGGAGGTTGGAGGAATTTAAGAAAGAGTTTTTAACTCAGTACTTGGCAAATGATCGAGAAAATAGATTGGAGAAGGAGGAAGTATGGAACAGGCTGTTAATCTAA
- the queA gene encoding tRNA preQ1(34) S-adenosylmethionine ribosyltransferase-isomerase QueA, producing the protein MVLKLSDYDYYLPEELIAQEPAEPRDTSRLMLVNRKTGEINITIFREIKNYLKAGDVLVLNNTKVIPARLYGKKETGAKIEVLLLKKIGEGKYEALLKPGKRAKIGTKIHFLEDIYAEVVERNEEGIFVLKFSQEDLDKILPEIGNIPLPPYIKKPIDDPNKYQTVYAQKEGAVAAPTAGLHFTEELLKTLGEMGVEILYITLHVGLGTFRPVVVEDITKHKLDPEYFEVSDEVAERINKAKEERRRVIAVGTTVTRVLEAQGRSGKVEPGSGLVDLFIYPGFEFKIIDGLITNFHLPKSTLLMLVAAFMGYDLMKKAYNKAIEERMRFYSFGDAMFIY; encoded by the coding sequence ATGGTACTAAAATTGTCAGATTATGATTACTACTTACCAGAGGAATTAATTGCTCAGGAACCTGCTGAGCCAAGGGATACATCGCGTTTGATGTTGGTAAACCGGAAAACTGGTGAAATCAATATTACCATATTTAGGGAGATTAAAAATTATTTGAAGGCTGGAGATGTACTGGTTTTAAATAACACAAAGGTAATACCTGCAAGGCTTTATGGAAAAAAGGAGACAGGGGCGAAGATAGAGGTCTTACTTCTCAAAAAGATAGGAGAAGGAAAATATGAGGCCTTATTAAAGCCTGGCAAAAGAGCGAAGATTGGTACGAAAATACATTTCCTTGAGGATATTTATGCTGAGGTTGTAGAGAGGAATGAGGAAGGGATTTTTGTACTGAAGTTTTCTCAGGAAGATTTAGATAAGATTCTTCCAGAAATTGGGAATATACCTCTCCCTCCCTACATAAAAAAGCCTATTGATGATCCTAATAAATATCAAACTGTTTATGCTCAAAAGGAAGGTGCTGTTGCAGCTCCTACTGCTGGTCTTCACTTTACTGAAGAGCTTTTAAAAACTTTAGGGGAAATGGGTGTTGAAATTTTGTATATTACTCTCCATGTAGGGCTTGGAACTTTTAGGCCTGTAGTAGTGGAGGATATCACTAAACATAAATTAGATCCTGAGTATTTTGAGGTAAGTGACGAGGTGGCAGAAAGAATAAATAAAGCAAAAGAAGAAAGAAGAAGAGTTATAGCTGTAGGAACAACGGTAACAAGAGTGTTAGAGGCTCAAGGAAGATCTGGTAAGGTAGAACCTGGATCTGGTCTTGTAGATCTTTTTATATATCCCGGATTTGAGTTTAAGATAATAGATGGATTGATAACTAACTTTCATCTTCCTAAGTCCACTTTACTTATGCTTGTGGCTGCCTTTATGGGGTATGATCTTATGAAAAAGGCTTATAACAAAGCTATTGAGGAGAGAATGAGATTTTATAGTTTTGGGGATGCTATGTTTATCTATTGA
- a CDS encoding SpoIID/LytB domain-containing protein, with amino-acid sequence MFRKVVITLFLVFLFIFINNSRSQDIPLIRIGIAKIDGDAYFSNVGRMATDFLDMKVEGKGYVKIKVKNGSGFIETNNGILGVTLPLRIYPDGYYVNYNSNYYRGYFEILPSGWLVNVLNIEEYLMSVVPSEMPASYPLEALKAQAVASRTYALVNKRKHGEFDLCNTTHCQVYKGMRVENERSTRAVMETIGEVVVYNNQPIKAFFHSSSGGFTEDCKYVWGEDLPYLKGVKDSEELLNDTWSRTVNFSEFINKLSSADINIGGNFSIELEKTSSGRIYMMYFKSSEGIYYIKGTTFRNLFNLPSTLFDIVINGDYIIFSGRGNGHGVGLSQKGAKFLAEKGYNYKEILKFYYQGVGVAKWY; translated from the coding sequence ATGTTTAGAAAAGTTGTTATTACCCTATTTTTAGTCTTTCTTTTTATTTTTATAAATAACTCTCGTTCTCAAGATATTCCTTTGATAAGAATAGGTATTGCTAAAATTGATGGAGATGCATATTTTTCAAATGTAGGGAGAATGGCTACAGATTTTCTCGACATGAAAGTTGAGGGCAAAGGTTATGTTAAGATTAAAGTGAAGAATGGATCTGGTTTTATAGAGACAAATAATGGGATTTTAGGAGTAACTTTACCTTTGAGAATTTATCCTGATGGCTATTATGTAAACTATAATTCCAATTATTATAGAGGATATTTTGAGATTCTTCCTTCAGGGTGGCTAGTAAATGTTTTGAACATAGAAGAATATCTAATGTCGGTAGTTCCTTCAGAAATGCCAGCATCTTATCCTTTAGAGGCTTTAAAAGCCCAGGCAGTAGCATCTAGAACTTATGCTTTAGTGAATAAAAGGAAGCATGGAGAATTTGATCTTTGTAACACTACCCATTGTCAAGTTTATAAAGGGATGAGGGTGGAAAATGAGAGAAGTACCAGAGCTGTTATGGAAACTATAGGTGAAGTAGTTGTTTATAATAATCAACCTATAAAGGCTTTTTTTCATTCTTCTTCTGGGGGATTCACAGAAGATTGCAAATACGTTTGGGGAGAAGATCTTCCTTATCTAAAGGGTGTTAAGGACTCCGAGGAATTACTGAATGATACTTGGAGTAGGACGGTAAATTTCTCTGAATTTATTAATAAGTTAAGTTCTGCGGATATAAACATTGGTGGAAATTTTTCTATAGAGCTTGAAAAGACAAGCTCAGGTAGGATATATATGATGTACTTTAAGAGTAGCGAAGGAATTTATTACATTAAGGGAACAACTTTTAGAAATTTATTTAACCTTCCCAGTACTTTATTTGATATAGTGATAAATGGTGATTACATAATCTTTTCAGGTAGAGGAAATGGTCATGGGGTAGGTCTTTCTCAAAAGGGAGCAAAATTTCTTGCGGAAAAAGGTTATAATTATAAAGAAATCTTAAAGTTTTATTATCAGGGAGTAGGGGTGGCAAAATGGTACTAA
- a CDS encoding DUF2905 domain-containing protein: protein MSFMGKWLIIFGIILIILGLIFVFIDKIPFLGRLPGDIRIEKKNFVFYFPITTSILLSLLLTIILNIILRLRK from the coding sequence ATGTCTTTTATGGGGAAATGGTTGATAATTTTTGGAATCATCTTGATAATTCTTGGTTTAATCTTTGTCTTTATAGACAAGATACCTTTTTTAGGAAGACTTCCTGGAGATATAAGGATAGAGAAGAAAAATTTTGTATTCTATTTTCCAATAACCACGTCTATTCTTTTAAGTCTTCTTCTTACAATTATACTTAATATAATCCTTCGATTAAGAAAGTAG
- a CDS encoding diacylglycerol/lipid kinase family protein: MKYHILFNPTSNRGKAEKKYNELIKILNEEEIDYTVEFTLGKEGTIRQVEEALKKGADVVVAAGGDGTINEVVNGLKGRGILGIIPLGRGNDIAISYRIPRDLRGAVKLLKNGVIREVDMGLLDGRYFVGIAGTGFVGDVNYNSNKLNLTGFKGYIISVFTTLKGFKYPECEVSFDGVSWRGRITLIALGNTSYYGGGMKLLPNSDPEDGYFDIGIVQKIHPLELVATFPLVYVGKHTINPHIKIYRGREVKIVSDHELIISFDGEMIMSKEIKFVNVPKFQKVIRG, encoded by the coding sequence GTGAAATACCATATTCTTTTTAATCCAACCTCAAACCGCGGAAAAGCGGAGAAAAAATATAATGAACTTATTAAAATTCTCAATGAAGAGGAAATTGATTATACTGTTGAGTTTACTTTAGGCAAGGAAGGAACCATTAGGCAGGTGGAAGAGGCTCTGAAAAAAGGAGCAGATGTAGTGGTTGCAGCAGGTGGTGATGGTACTATAAATGAAGTGGTAAATGGTCTCAAGGGTAGAGGAATTTTAGGAATTATTCCCTTGGGAAGGGGTAACGATATTGCTATATCTTATAGAATTCCAAGAGATCTTAGAGGAGCGGTAAAATTGTTGAAGAATGGAGTTATAAGGGAAGTTGATATGGGGCTTCTTGATGGAAGATACTTTGTAGGTATTGCTGGTACTGGCTTTGTAGGAGATGTAAATTATAATTCAAATAAGTTAAACTTGACAGGATTTAAAGGTTATATAATTTCAGTTTTTACCACTTTGAAAGGCTTTAAATATCCAGAATGTGAGGTTTCCTTTGATGGGGTATCTTGGAGGGGTAGAATTACTCTTATTGCTCTTGGAAACACTTCCTATTATGGCGGAGGTATGAAATTACTTCCTAATTCTGATCCTGAGGATGGATACTTTGATATAGGTATTGTTCAAAAAATACATCCTTTAGAATTAGTAGCAACCTTTCCCTTAGTATATGTAGGAAAACATACTATAAACCCTCATATTAAAATATATAGAGGTAGAGAGGTTAAGATTGTTTCAGACCATGAACTTATAATAAGCTTTGATGGAGAAATGATTATGAGTAAGGAGATAAAATTTGTCAATGTTCCAAAGTTTCAAAAAGTAATTAGGGGGTAG
- a CDS encoding epoxyqueuosine reductase QueH yields the protein MTNKKIFIHICCAPCLTYPLKVLREKNFDVTGFWYNPNIHPYTEYSMRLNTLKDFAENQNLPVVYEDDYALEEFIRQVVYREKERCPVCYYMRLKKTVEKAKELGFNLFSTTMLVSPYQRHDLIKDIANYLANEYKIEFYYEDFRVGYREGVNLSKEYGLYRQKYCGCIYSEKDRYYKGGKK from the coding sequence ATGACCAATAAGAAAATCTTTATTCATATTTGTTGTGCTCCTTGTCTTACTTATCCTCTTAAGGTATTGAGGGAAAAAAATTTTGATGTTACAGGTTTTTGGTATAATCCTAACATTCATCCCTATACAGAATATTCAATGCGTTTAAATACTCTAAAGGATTTTGCTGAGAACCAAAATTTACCGGTAGTTTATGAAGATGACTATGCTCTTGAAGAGTTTATAAGGCAGGTAGTCTATAGAGAAAAAGAAAGATGTCCTGTGTGTTATTATATGCGTTTAAAGAAAACAGTAGAAAAAGCAAAAGAGCTTGGATTTAATCTTTTTTCTACTACAATGCTTGTGAGTCCTTATCAGAGGCACGACCTTATTAAGGATATTGCAAATTACCTTGCTAATGAATATAAGATAGAGTTTTACTATGAAGATTTCAGAGTGGGTTATAGAGAGGGAGTTAATTTGTCTAAGGAGTATGGCCTATATAGACAAAAATATTGTGGTTGTATATATAGTGAGAAAGATAGATATTATAAAGGAGGTAAAAAGTGA
- the ruvB gene encoding Holliday junction branch migration DNA helicase RuvB yields MKKFPNFSIVQREPALDNALRPKSLSEFIGQEKIKERLALIINAAKKREEAIDHILFVGPPGVGKTTLALIIAEEQNTQIKMISAPSIQKSGDLIALLTGIEEKGVIFIDEIHRLSPSLEEILYSALEDGSISIVAGKGPGGKVLSLKLPPFTLIGATTRPALLSTPLRDRFGFIATLDFYTHEEMVKIIERSQKILGLNLSYESIYEVAKRSRGVPRIANRILKRIKDYVDLRDNKNIDLTETKKVLELIGIDENGLDELDRKILFTLKDKFSGGPVGLKTLAAVLNESPETIESIYEPYLLRIGFIQRTSRGRVITPLGLAHIMRYYHDQ; encoded by the coding sequence ATGAAGAAGTTTCCTAATTTTTCTATTGTACAAAGAGAGCCAGCTCTTGATAATGCTTTAAGGCCCAAAAGTTTATCGGAATTTATAGGGCAAGAAAAGATAAAAGAAAGATTAGCTTTAATAATTAATGCTGCTAAAAAAAGAGAGGAAGCCATAGACCATATTCTTTTTGTAGGACCTCCCGGCGTAGGAAAAACTACCCTTGCTTTGATAATAGCAGAAGAACAAAATACTCAGATTAAAATGATATCTGCTCCATCAATACAAAAAAGTGGTGACTTGATAGCTTTACTTACAGGGATTGAAGAGAAGGGAGTTATTTTTATAGATGAAATTCACAGATTAAGTCCTTCCTTGGAAGAAATACTTTATTCTGCTTTAGAAGACGGAAGTATAAGCATTGTGGCTGGAAAGGGTCCAGGCGGTAAAGTTTTGAGTCTAAAACTTCCCCCCTTTACCCTAATAGGTGCAACCACAAGGCCTGCATTGCTTAGTACTCCTCTGAGAGATCGTTTTGGCTTTATAGCAACTCTTGACTTTTATACTCATGAAGAGATGGTTAAGATTATTGAAAGATCCCAAAAAATTCTTGGATTAAATCTTTCCTATGAATCTATTTATGAAGTTGCTAAGAGATCAAGAGGTGTTCCCAGAATTGCAAATAGGATTTTAAAGAGGATAAAAGATTATGTTGATTTAAGGGATAATAAAAATATTGATTTAACAGAAACTAAAAAAGTTCTTGAATTAATTGGTATTGATGAAAATGGTCTTGATGAGTTAGATAGAAAGATTCTTTTTACTTTAAAAGATAAATTCTCAGGAGGACCTGTGGGGTTGAAAACTCTGGCAGCAGTTCTCAATGAGTCTCCTGAAACTATTGAGTCTATATATGAACCTTATCTTTTAAGAATTGGTTTTATTCAGAGGACTTCAAGGGGAAGAGTTATAACTCCTCTCGGTTTAGCTCATATAATGAGGTATTATCATGACCAATAA
- the ruvA gene encoding Holliday junction branch migration protein RuvA translates to MVFLNHIYGKLLRIAEDFVVVDTGAFGFKIYIGKNLALKLNEKLGDNVLLYVAEVIEKDNVKLFGFLSEEERDLFESLKNITGVGVKIALRIVSTLPPKEFYEVLEKEDLNTLLNIPGIGKKIAQKIFLEIKGVIPKRVYNDEENVIKNALLNLGYDKKDIELVMRDIRKEFKSLDNLEEIIKFALKRLSQEP, encoded by the coding sequence TTGGTATTTTTAAACCATATCTATGGAAAACTTTTAAGGATAGCTGAAGATTTTGTTGTAGTTGATACAGGAGCTTTTGGTTTTAAGATTTATATTGGAAAGAATTTGGCTTTAAAGCTTAATGAAAAATTGGGTGATAATGTATTGCTCTATGTGGCAGAGGTTATAGAGAAAGATAATGTAAAGCTTTTTGGTTTTTTGTCTGAAGAAGAAAGAGATTTGTTTGAAAGTCTTAAAAATATTACGGGGGTTGGGGTAAAAATTGCTTTAAGGATTGTTTCTACGCTTCCTCCTAAAGAGTTTTATGAGGTGCTTGAAAAAGAAGATTTGAATACACTTTTAAATATACCTGGAATTGGAAAGAAGATTGCTCAAAAGATTTTTCTTGAAATAAAAGGTGTTATTCCTAAGAGGGTTTATAATGACGAAGAAAATGTAATAAAAAATGCTCTTTTGAATTTAGGATATGATAAGAAGGATATAGAATTGGTTATGAGAGATATAAGGAAAGAATTTAAAAGTTTAGATAATCTTGAAGAGATTATAAAGTTTGCTCTAAAGAGGTTATCTCAGGAGCCATGA
- the ruvC gene encoding crossover junction endodeoxyribonuclease RuvC: protein MIVIGFDPGTAITGYGILNKEDDKIAVIEYGALTTPSNWSIGRRLNYLFDQVSSLLDLYNPDAVVMEEVFFNKNIKTAISIGQAQGVIILAAQQHQREVSILTPLEVKLSVVGYGRATKDQVQYMVKEVLKLKDIPKPDDVADALALCISYIYKQEGC, encoded by the coding sequence ATGATTGTTATAGGGTTTGATCCTGGAACAGCAATAACAGGTTATGGCATTTTGAATAAAGAGGATGACAAAATAGCTGTAATTGAGTATGGAGCTTTGACTACTCCTTCCAATTGGAGTATTGGAAGGAGATTGAATTATTTATTTGATCAAGTCTCTTCTCTTTTAGATTTATACAATCCCGATGCTGTTGTAATGGAAGAGGTTTTTTTCAATAAAAATATCAAGACTGCCATCAGTATAGGACAGGCGCAGGGTGTTATAATTCTTGCAGCTCAACAACATCAGAGGGAGGTTTCCATATTAACTCCTCTTGAGGTAAAACTCTCGGTGGTAGGTTACGGTAGGGCTACTAAAGATCAAGTACAGTATATGGTAAAAGAAGTATTGAAATTAAAAGATATTCCTAAACCAGATGATGTAGCCGATGCTTTAGCTTTATGTATTTCTTACATTTATAAACAGGAAGGTTGTTGA
- a CDS encoding YebC/PmpR family DNA-binding transcriptional regulator: MSGHSKWANIKHRKAAADAKKGKLFSQLSKEIIIAAKHGGGNPETNPRLRAAIERAKEANMPKENIEKAIMRGIGAIPGVAYEEVTYEGYGPGGVAIMVEVVTDNKNRTAAEIRRIFTKHGGSLGEAGCVAWIFEDKGSIFIEKESVKDEDQLIADALEAGAEDVQISGDSVEIITSPENFSEVKNVLEEKGYKITQAEVTKVPKNVVPVDGPDAEKVLKLMEELEDHDDVQKTYANFDIPDEILQSLS, encoded by the coding sequence ATGTCAGGACACTCTAAGTGGGCAAATATTAAACATAGAAAGGCAGCAGCGGATGCTAAAAAGGGTAAACTTTTCTCTCAATTGAGTAAGGAAATTATAATAGCAGCAAAACATGGTGGAGGAAATCCTGAGACTAATCCTCGTTTGAGAGCTGCCATTGAAAGGGCTAAAGAGGCAAATATGCCTAAAGAAAATATAGAGAAGGCTATAATGAGGGGAATAGGAGCTATTCCTGGGGTTGCTTATGAGGAAGTAACCTATGAGGGATATGGACCTGGCGGAGTTGCAATAATGGTAGAGGTGGTTACGGATAATAAAAATAGAACTGCGGCTGAGATAAGAAGGATATTTACTAAACATGGAGGAAGCCTTGGAGAGGCAGGCTGTGTTGCTTGGATTTTTGAGGATAAAGGGAGTATATTCATTGAAAAAGAGAGTGTAAAAGATGAAGATCAATTGATAGCGGATGCTCTTGAGGCTGGGGCTGAAGATGTGCAGATAAGCGGAGATAGTGTTGAGATTATAACAAGTCCTGAAAACTTTTCTGAGGTAAAGAATGTACTTGAGGAAAAGGGATATAAAATTACCCAAGCTGAGGTAACAAAAGTTCCTAAGAATGTAGTACCTGTAGATGGGCCCGACGCTGAAAAGGTTCTAAAACTTATGGAAGAGCTTGAAGATCATGATGATGTGCAAAAGACTTATGCTAATTTTGATATACCCGATGAAATTTTGCAGTCTCTCTCATAG
- a CDS encoding HAD-IIB family hydrolase has translation MILTDIEGCITKDKGYPLDLCSLQWIRDNIKKLPPISLNTGRSKPYIEAILQAIGEFQDSIGENGCTIFLVDKDDIIFHPMLNEEILKQKDELKKFLKEKIKNLGHIEPGKEVCVSIFPEKGVSVKDLAEYTQELIKDRFPEFHLVYSSVAVDITPKGIDKGAGMDVLLEIKNLSYDEVLGIGDSLGDYPFLSKLKHKATPANGHPKIKEIATYIAKEEDIKGLIEIFKHFFF, from the coding sequence TTGATTCTGACAGATATAGAAGGTTGTATCACAAAAGACAAAGGATATCCTTTAGACCTTTGTTCTCTTCAATGGATAAGAGACAACATTAAAAAATTACCTCCCATATCCCTGAATACAGGCAGGTCAAAACCATATATTGAGGCGATACTACAAGCCATAGGAGAGTTTCAAGATTCGATAGGGGAAAATGGATGTACTATATTTTTGGTTGACAAAGATGATATTATCTTCCACCCTATGCTAAACGAAGAGATCCTTAAGCAAAAGGATGAACTTAAAAAATTCTTGAAAGAGAAAATTAAAAATTTAGGTCACATAGAGCCAGGGAAAGAAGTATGTGTATCTATATTTCCAGAAAAGGGAGTTTCAGTAAAAGATCTTGCCGAGTACACTCAGGAACTTATTAAAGATAGATTTCCAGAGTTTCATTTAGTATATTCGTCAGTAGCTGTTGATATCACACCCAAGGGCATAGATAAAGGTGCAGGAATGGATGTACTATTGGAAATAAAGAATTTATCCTATGATGAGGTACTTGGAATTGGAGACAGCCTTGGAGACTATCCCTTCTTGAGTAAATTGAAACACAAGGCTACTCCTGCCAATGGTCATCCTAAAATAAAAGAGATAGCAACCTATATAGCTAAAGAGGAAGACATAAAGGGATTAATTGAGATATTTAAACACTTTTTCTTCTAA